The Aspergillus flavus chromosome 2, complete sequence region ATTTTTTTTCCAATAAAGACAATCCTTGATTGTGGGATTTGTTTGGAATGGGAAACGAAGGCATAGGGATTGCGGGACAAGAATTGAGCCAAAATGCTGACATTCACTTTTCACCAGGTTTCCCCATGAAGCAGGGTGGTATGTAACCGACCGATATCAAACGCTCAGCAATCACCAGCAGGAAAACTTATCGAATCTCTGCAGTTCTCCTTCCCACCCGTACCcgtctcctcctcgccgATGGCCACAGCTGCTACCGCCCCCGCCGCACCGGTGAGCGTAAGCGCAAGTCTGTCCGTGGTGGTATGTTTTGAAAATCAGAAATCCTATTACTCCTGTGCGCATAGTTCGTTTGTTGACGACTCCCCACAGCCATCACCGGTTTCGATCTCGCCGTCCTGGCCCTGAGCATCGTCAAGCAGGGTGAGGGTGAGCTGCCCGGTCTCACCGACACTGTCGTCCCCAAGAGACTCGGCCCCAAGCGTGCCACCAAGATCCGCCGTTTCTTCGGTCTCGACAAGAAGGACGACGTCCGCAAGTTCGTCATCCGCCGTACCGTCACCAAGGAGGGCAAGCCCGAGTACACCAAGGCCCCCAAGATCCAGCGTCTGGTTACCCCCCAGCGTCTCCAGCGCAAGCGTCACAGGATCGCCATCAAGCGCCGCCGCTCTGAGGCTGCTCGCGAGGCTGCGTAAGCTCCCTTGTCTTTACACGTTCACATCCATATTCGAGTTTACTAATTGCTACGAAACAGTAACGACTACGCTAAGCTCCTTGCCAACCGTGTCCacgaggagaaggccaagcgTGATGAGCTCCGCAAGCGGAGGGCCTCTTCTATGAGGAAGTAAATGCATCTTCTTGGGGGTTAATGGTCGGGTTACGTCTCTATTATGGCTAGGGAAAAATCTTAGCGGACGAGGAAAGGGGGCTATCGAGGTGCAAAGCAGGGGTGTAACCCAAGAGAAGAGAATATATTCCTTGGGGGCATGCGTCTGCGGGACCGAGGCTTTAGCGTgctacctttttcttctttaaaaAAGCCATATCCACAGCTGGaatgaaagggaaaaaatgtGAAAGatgttttcttgttctcggATCCACATTGCACGGTAACAGGGTAACGGTTCCGCGGACTGCTAGCACTGCTTGATAAATGAATGAAGCTCGATGTTTTTTGTACTCACAATTGCAAATCCCAGTTTGTTTTCAGTTTCTTAAAGAGATTGTCTTTCCAGTATCGCCATGTAGTAGTATCATCCCCGAATCTTTCAAGCTTAAGGAGCCCCTACGGACCGATTAATAAATAACAGTGGAGTCTTGCAAGATACGCCATTACTCAAGCAATCTTGCAAGCCGTGAACAGTAAGTAACATTAGCAAGCAGCGCGAGCCATCGTCACATTCTCAGATTTCCTCTATATCCATAAAAGCAAAACAgcaaaagaacaagaaaactCCTTTAGTACGTGTATATGTACAAATGCATAATTCAATTCATCGTAGGCGCCGCAGACTTTTTTCGGAATTTgccttcccttttccacTCATTGTTCGTGCATGCATCATGGCCTTATTCGTGTTGTGATATTTATCAGAGTGTACCTTTCCCCATCCCAAACCATAAAACAAAAATCAATGGCCAGTGGAGAAACTGCAAATCTCAAAGCGTTGAGCATTCGAAGTTCAACTAGAAGAACTAGGTAACGTTCCCCTTCTTCTGTCCCCGTGAAAGATCTCTCTTTCGATCGTCCCTACCCCAGTGTAGCCATTTAAGCGACAGCGTGGGAGAACAAGAAACTCACGGACTCGCCGTTATGCGTACGTCTGCAGGCCTCGGCAAGAGTAGGGCTGATATCGATGGTCTCGATCTTGTCGCActgctctttcttctcttggtGAGGAACAGTGTTGGTAACCACGAGACGCTTGAGGCAGCTCTTGTTGATGTTTTCGATGGCCTTGCCGGAAAGAATACCGTGAACAACGATCGCATTCACTTCCTTAGCTCCGTGCTGCATTACAGTATC contains the following coding sequences:
- a CDS encoding 40S ribosomal protein eS6, which gives rise to MKLNISYPANGSQKIIEVDDERKLRPFMEKRMGTEVVGDSLGDEFKGYLFKITGGNDKQGFPMKQGVLLPTRTRLLLADGHSCYRPRRTGERKRKSVRGAITGFDLAVLALSIVKQGEGELPGLTDTVVPKRLGPKRATKIRRFFGLDKKDDVRKFVIRRTVTKEGKPEYTKAPKIQRLVTPQRLQRKRHRIAIKRRRSEAAREAANDYAKLLANRVHEEKAKRDELRKRRASSMRK